DNA from Demetria terragena DSM 11295:
TCGAGAGACCTGCCTCGCGCAGCAGCCGCTCGATGATGCGGGCTGTCGAGGTTTTCCCGTTGGTGCCTGTGATGTGGATGACGGGGAATGCCTTCTGCGGGTCGCCCAACAACTCCATCGCGCGCGCGACGCGATGCAGGCTTGGCTCCGGCATGTGTTCCGGGGTGCGGGCAAGGATGGCGTCCTCAATCTCGCGCATCCTGCGGTGTTGCTCGACCTGACGGGCGGCCTCACGCTGAGCGTCGTCCGGGCGCGGACTCACACCTCACCCCGCTCATCGACCGGTGCATCTGTCGGTGTGATCTCGCGACTTACGACGATGTTGTCGGGCATACCCGACCCGCCTTCCTGGACTTCAAGGTGCTCGAACCCATGATGGGTGTAGAAAGCAGCCGCGTGCTCGTTGCCATCCAGATAGGACAGTCGTAGTTGCGTGTGCTGTTGAGCTGCCACGCGGTGGATCGCGGCCCGCATCAGCGCACCGCCGACGCCGCAGCCCTGGTATTCGGGCAAGACGTAGAGCTTCCACATCCAGGCGTGGTCGTCGTGGACGCCAAGCTCAGACATCCCCACCACCTCGCCGTTAACTTCGGCGACCGTGACCCGCCCCTTCCGTATGGCCGGAATGATGGCTTCCTGAGTCCACCACTTGGCCAAGCCCATCGCGACGTACTCATCGCCTGCGATAGGGCCGAATGTCACCGGCCAGGTTCGATGTCCAACATCAACAACGGCGACGAGGTCGTCGCCGTCGGCCTCTCGAGTGAGGACAGAGGTGTTAGTGCTCACGGCTTGCCTTCTGAAGTGCGATCGTCACGGTCCGTCCGTCGCCCACCGTTGCTGTCACGCCCTCAAGCTCATGACCCGTCCCAGCGGCTCCGAACTGCACAGCCAGGGTCTCATTCATGATCAGGTGCTGGTGCGCCGCAGCCGCCTGCCAGACCTCGTCATCACCGACGAGGCTTAAGGAGATCCGGTCGCTGACCGCCAATCCGGCGCTGCGACGGGCGTCTTGGACCGCACGCACGATGTCACGTGCGAGGCCTTCGCGCGCGAGTTCGTCCGTCACGTGGGTGTCGAGGACAACAAAGCCCCCACCGGGCAACATCTGCACGGCTCGATGCGCGTCGTCACTGCCCTGAGCGACCACCGTCTCCAGGGTGAACTCGCCAGAATTGAGGACGAGGCCTCCGGCAGTAACGGTGCCGTCGGCTGCAACAGACCAATCTCCAGACTTCGAGCCCTTGATCGCCAGTTGCACATCCTTGCCAAGGCGTGGTCCGGCCGCTCGGGCGTTGACCACCAGACGCTGCTCGACCCCGAATTGATCGGCGGTCGGGTCGGCAAGGTCCACCACGCGTACTTCACGCACGTTGACTTCGTCGGCGATCAACGCCGAATAGCCTTCGAGCGCTTGCGGATCCGTGGTCACCACGGTCAACGATGCCAAGGGCAGTCGAACCCGCAACTGCTGGCCCTTGCGAAGCGCCAGGGTGGTCGAGCAGACCGCACGCACCTCGTCCATTGCGGCAACCAGGGCATCATCGGCCGGAAGATCGGCGGCCTCCGGCCAGTCGGCAAGGTGGACCGATCGTGCCCCGGTCAGCCCCCGCCAAATCTCCTCGGAGGTGAACGGCAACAACGGCGCCGCCACTCGCGTCAGCACTTCCAACACCGTGTAGAGGGTGTTGAAGGCTCCCTCGCTTGTCCCGCTGGTTGAGCTTGTCCCGCTGGACCAGAACCGCTCCCGAGACCTGCGGATGTACCAGTTCGTCAACACCTCGACGAAGGTCTGCACGCTGTCGCAGGCTCCAGAGATGTCGTAGGCATCCAGTCGTGCCTGCAGATCGGTGACCAGGTCGTGCGTCTTCGCGAGGATGTAGCGATCCAACGGATCCGTCGCTGCCGTCGACCAGTTCGCCTCGTACCCATCGGCATTCGCGTACAGACTGAAGAAATACCAACTGCTCCACAGCGGGATCACGACCTGGCGCACGCCCTGGCGGATACCGTCCTCGGTGACCGACAGGTTCCCGCCGCGAAGGATTGGGCTCTGCATGAGGAACCACCGCATGGCGTCGGCGCCATCCCGGTCAAACACCTCTGACACGTCCGGGTAGTTCCGCAGCGACTTGCTCATCTTTTCGCCATCAGAACCCAGCACGATGCCGTGGCAGATGACGCTCTTGAAAGCCGGCCGGTCGAAGAGTGCAGCGGCGAGGATGTGCAGCGTGTAGAACCAGCCGCGGGTTTGGCCGATGTACTCGACGATGAAGTCGGCCGGGTAGTGGTGCTCGAACCAGTCCGAGTTCTCGAACGGGTAGTGCACCTGGCCATACGGCATAGATCCCGAGTCGAACCACACGTCAAGCACGTCCTCGACGCGGCGCATCGTGGACTTCCCCGTGGGGTCATCGGGGTTGGGCCGAGTCAGGTCATCGACGTACGGGCGGTGCAGATTGGGCTCGCCGTCCGGACCCACGGGGAGTCTGCCGAAGTCTCGCTCGATGTCAGCAAAAGAACCGTAGACATCCATCCGTGGATAGGCGGGGTCATCCGAGGTCCACACTGGAACAGGGCTGCCCCAGAACCGGTTTCGCGTGATCGACCAGTCCCTGGCGTTTGCGAGCCACTTACCGAACTGTCCGTCCTTCACGTTGCCCGGCACCCACGTGATCTCGGAGTTGGTGCGCAGCATCGTCTCCTTGATCTTGGTGACCGCCACGAACCAGGAGCTCACTCCCTTGTAGATCAACGGGTTTCGGCAGCGCCAGCAGTGCGGGTAGGAGTGGTCATAGGACTCCCGCTTCAGCAGGACCGTGCCGGGGGTTACCGAACCAACGCCGACCGAATCAACGCCGGTCGAGGCACTAACCCCATCAACGCCGGTCGAGGCACTAACCCCATCAACGCCGGTCGAGTAGGCCGAGGCGCTAGCCGAGGCCGTATCGAGACCAACACGGGTAGCGGCCTTGAGGTGGTCGATGATGTGGGGGTTGGCGTCGAAAACCAACATGCCCTCGTACTCCCCGACTGGGGCGGTGAATCGCCCGTCGGGGCCGACGGGCATGACGGCCTCGATGTTCTCCCGCGTGGTCACGACATGGTCGTCCTCACCGAAGGCGCCCGCGGTATGCACCAAACCGGTTCCGTCGGTCGTCGTGACGAAGTCTCCCTCGACGACGCGGAAGGCGTTCTCGTGGCCCGTGTAGTAGGAGAACGGCGGGTCGTACGTCGTCTCTAAGAGGTCAGAACCCTTGAGCCGCTGGACGATTCGCTCAGACCAGTCTGCCTTCGGGTCGCCAAAGAGTTCCCGGGCATATTTCCCGACGAGGGCCTCAGCGAGGACATACCGCTCGGTCGTGCCCGTCAGGAGGTCCGACTCGACGACGACATAGTCGATGTCGGTGCCGACCACAATCGCGAGGTTCGAGGGCAGCGTCCACGGGGTGGTGGTCCACACCAGCAGGAGCGCACCATCGACAACCCCGCTCGTCGCGCGCAATCCGACAGTGACGGCCGGGTCTTGGCGCATCTGATAGACGTCTTCGTCCATCCGGAGCTCATGGTTCGACAGTGGAGTCTCGTCGTTCCAGCAATAGGGCAGCACCCGGAAGCCTTCGTAGACCAGGCCCTTGTCATAGAGGCTCTTGAAGACCCAGAGCACGGACTCCATGAACGTGGAATCCAGTGTCTTGTAGTCGTTCTCGAAGTCGACCCACCGGCCCATACGCCGGACGTATGACTGCCACTCGTCGGTATATCGCAACACAGACTCACGCGCGGCAGCATTGAACGTGTCGACGCCCATCTCGACAATCTCGTCTTTGGTCTTCAGACCGAGCTGGCGCATCGCTTCGAGCTCAGCCGGGAGGCCATGGGTGTCCCACCCGAAGCGTCGCTCGACCCGCTTGCCGCGCATCGTCATGTAGCGCGGCACAACGTCCTTGGCGTATCCGGTCAGGAGGTGGCCGTAGTGCGGCAGACCATTGGCAAAGGGCGGGCCGTCGTAAAAAACGAACTCGTTGTCGCCATCGGTGCCGGCGTCGCGCCGCTCCACCGATGCGCGGAAGGTGTCGTCCTGATCCCAGTACGCCAACACCGACTCTTCGATACGCGGCAGGTCAGGGGTCTGTGGCACGCCAAAGGCGGCGCCCGAGCCATTATCGCCGGTCGAGCCGTTATCGACGGTCGAGCCGTTATCGCCGGTCGAGCCGTTATCGCCGGTCGAGCTTGTCGAGACCTTGGGATAGGCCATCGGTGGTACTTCCTCGCGTCGATCCTCTACGAGGACGGCACACCCGGGAATCCGGGCGGCACCGCGGTACCACCTCGCTTGCCGCGCTGATGCGGCCACTCGCTCCTGAGCTGTGACGGGCTCGTCCCGTCCGGTTCTACTAGGGCCAAAGGACCCGTTCTTCCGGAGGCTCGCCGCTGATGACGGCTCACACGCCTATGTCCCCATAGTACGGCGCCGCACTCTCACTCCGAAACCGAGAATGTCTGTCCCCTTGGAGAGGGAAAGAACCTCCTGTGGAAACCGGCACTGGCGCGACCGACCTCTGATGCTGACTGCATGGATGCCCGACTCGTACTGCTCGAACTCGGCGGGGTTGCACGCTTCGCCGACCTCGTGCGCCGAGTCGGACGCCACGCCGTAGAACAGGCCGTCGCGAGCGGGCTCATCGAACGCCTCCGTCACGGCATCTACGTCCTCCCCGAACTGGGCGAGCAGCAGCGCGTGGCGTACGCGATCAGCGGCCACCTGTCGCACCTGTCCGCGGCCACCCACTGGGGATGGTCCCTCAAGCAAGCCCCCAGGCAGGTCAACGTGACGGTTCCACGCCATCGCAAGGTGCGTCAGCGTCCCGCCCGCACCCATATTTGGTATCGCGACTGCTCCGCCCACGATCTCGTGGACGGAGTGACCGAACCCTTGAGGACGGTGATCGACTGTGCCCGCGACCTTGAACTCGACGAGGCGCTGTGCGTCGCCGACTCGGCGCTTCGCTCCGGCGATGTCACCGCCCGCGAACTCGCTCAGGCGAGCGACCTCCTGCGCGGACCAGGGAGTCGTAAAGCTCGTCGTGTCGCCCTTCTCGCAAGTGATAGCTCCGCCAATCCATTGGAGTCGACCCTGCGAGCCATCTGTGCCGGCATCCCTGGTCTGAACGTTCTGCCGCAGGTCTTGATCCGAGAGTTCGAAGGCAATGCGCGGGTTGACCTCGCCGACGAATCGCTCCGCCTCGTGCTGGAGGCCGAGGGCTACGAAACTCACGGGACTCGCCGAGGGTTCGACGCCGACTGCCGACGCTATACCGTGCTGGCCGCATCAGGCTGGCTAGTTCTGCGGTTCACCTGGACTCAGGTGATGTTCGAACCTGACTGGGTTGCCTCCCGCATCCGTGAGGCCATCGCCCTCCAACGGCTGCGAGTCGACAGGCACAACCCAGCACGACGGAGAGCATCGCTCTGATCTGCCCCGGTGTGCCAGTCGATATGCAGGGAAATCTGCCTACCTCACCTATCGGTAACGAGGGTGTCCGCAGTCAGGTTCGGCACGGCATGATGAACCTCATGACTTCGGTGCCTGCCCCCACACTTCCCGACGGCCGCCTCGTCACCGACGCCGACGTCGCGCTG
Protein-coding regions in this window:
- the ileS gene encoding isoleucine--tRNA ligase, whose translation is MAYPKVSTSSTGDNGSTGDNGSTVDNGSTGDNGSGAAFGVPQTPDLPRIEESVLAYWDQDDTFRASVERRDAGTDGDNEFVFYDGPPFANGLPHYGHLLTGYAKDVVPRYMTMRGKRVERRFGWDTHGLPAELEAMRQLGLKTKDEIVEMGVDTFNAAARESVLRYTDEWQSYVRRMGRWVDFENDYKTLDSTFMESVLWVFKSLYDKGLVYEGFRVLPYCWNDETPLSNHELRMDEDVYQMRQDPAVTVGLRATSGVVDGALLLVWTTTPWTLPSNLAIVVGTDIDYVVVESDLLTGTTERYVLAEALVGKYARELFGDPKADWSERIVQRLKGSDLLETTYDPPFSYYTGHENAFRVVEGDFVTTTDGTGLVHTAGAFGEDDHVVTTRENIEAVMPVGPDGRFTAPVGEYEGMLVFDANPHIIDHLKAATRVGLDTASASASAYSTGVDGVSASTGVDGVSASTGVDSVGVGSVTPGTVLLKRESYDHSYPHCWRCRNPLIYKGVSSWFVAVTKIKETMLRTNSEITWVPGNVKDGQFGKWLANARDWSITRNRFWGSPVPVWTSDDPAYPRMDVYGSFADIERDFGRLPVGPDGEPNLHRPYVDDLTRPNPDDPTGKSTMRRVEDVLDVWFDSGSMPYGQVHYPFENSDWFEHHYPADFIVEYIGQTRGWFYTLHILAAALFDRPAFKSVICHGIVLGSDGEKMSKSLRNYPDVSEVFDRDGADAMRWFLMQSPILRGGNLSVTEDGIRQGVRQVVIPLWSSWYFFSLYANADGYEANWSTAATDPLDRYILAKTHDLVTDLQARLDAYDISGACDSVQTFVEVLTNWYIRRSRERFWSSGTSSTSGTSEGAFNTLYTVLEVLTRVAAPLLPFTSEEIWRGLTGARSVHLADWPEAADLPADDALVAAMDEVRAVCSTTLALRKGQQLRVRLPLASLTVVTTDPQALEGYSALIADEVNVREVRVVDLADPTADQFGVEQRLVVNARAAGPRLGKDVQLAIKGSKSGDWSVAADGTVTAGGLVLNSGEFTLETVVAQGSDDAHRAVQMLPGGGFVVLDTHVTDELAREGLARDIVRAVQDARRSAGLAVSDRISLSLVGDDEVWQAAAAHQHLIMNETLAVQFGAAGTGHELEGVTATVGDGRTVTIALQKASREH
- a CDS encoding DUF559 domain-containing protein — translated: MDARLVLLELGGVARFADLVRRVGRHAVEQAVASGLIERLRHGIYVLPELGEQQRVAYAISGHLSHLSAATHWGWSLKQAPRQVNVTVPRHRKVRQRPARTHIWYRDCSAHDLVDGVTEPLRTVIDCARDLELDEALCVADSALRSGDVTARELAQASDLLRGPGSRKARRVALLASDSSANPLESTLRAICAGIPGLNVLPQVLIREFEGNARVDLADESLRLVLEAEGYETHGTRRGFDADCRRYTVLAASGWLVLRFTWTQVMFEPDWVASRIREAIALQRLRVDRHNPARRRASL
- a CDS encoding GNAT family N-acetyltransferase is translated as MSTNTSVLTREADGDDLVAVVDVGHRTWPVTFGPIAGDEYVAMGLAKWWTQEAIIPAIRKGRVTVAEVNGEVVGMSELGVHDDHAWMWKLYVLPEYQGCGVGGALMRAAIHRVAAQQHTQLRLSYLDGNEHAAAFYTHHGFEHLEVQEGGSGMPDNIVVSREITPTDAPVDERGEV